The genomic interval GTTCTGTAACCATTACTGAAGAAATGTAACCGATTTCAAGTGAAATGAGCTTTTCAGAGGCTAGGATCCAGACACGAGCAAAATTATAACGCAGAAATATAGAGACATCGAACATCAGGATCAGAGCCTACAGAGAACAATTAGCAAATTTGGATTAGTGCTGACTCGTTATAATACATATAACAAAATGATTGATACAAACTATTGAGATTTAAGTGAATCAGCTTAAACTAGGAACAATTGACAACCAGCATGCTTCTCACCTTTATCATTAAATTTGGCAcacaaatcccaactacaacatCATTCTGATCCCAAATTTAAACGCTCTAACAAATTTGCaactatataaaaaaaactcCATGCTCATATTTCTGCCCCAATGATAATtattcaaatattaacatcGTCATATGCAACCAAGCACTTTTTTATTCCCCTAATAAAACACCTCGCGGATATTGCATAAAGAACACGAATTAGTCAATATGATATCATATGCAAAGACAACATGAAAATTGTGGCTGCATTATTCACTGAAAAGATATAATATGCAAAGCCAATAAAGAATATCTTCGATGGAACAATGTAGAACAAACTCTACAATGAATGAAACAGGGAAACTTGTCGACTTCAGAAAATAATGCGAGACAGATGTCAGTTGAAATTGAGGTTTTAGCGGCGAGTGAGTAGCGCAAAGCTATCCTGGGACAGCAAACAATAGTAAGAACAACACTATCAGAACCAACGATATCATAACTCATTCAAGAAAGAAAATTTATTAGCATTCATAATAACCACGTCCTAATCAAAGAAACAAttaaaatacttttaaaaaGAGAAGACATTAAGATCTGAAGCATGAGAATAGAACTCAACTTTTAGCTATTCTTGAAACCATGCTAGTGTTTTCACATCCTTCCTCTCATAGATTTTTCAACATAGCATCTCATAAGTGAaatgcaaaaataaaataaataaatttcaaataaaaaacatTAACTAGACTTTTCAATGCAAACTCCTTCAGAATCTTACCAAGTTCCATGAGACAAAATCATACTATCATAGCAGAAGACAAATATGATACTTCTGTTGCAGATGTGTATACAGAAGATATATCATACGTTAACATAAATCTCCATCGAAATTGAGTAGGGGACTAGGGGCGATGTTAGCATCTAACTGGAAGCAGGAACAAAACTCAAGGGTAATCATAATTTATCAAAACTCACATATGATAGTGAATCTCGTTTATAAAAATCACTATCGTGTTGAGTGAATTGCAAATTAAAAGCACATAAGCTCATGCTGTGATAGATTTTATTCGCCAAATTCAGAAACAAGAGAACAGTAAACACTTGGACCCTTTGAAGCGTGATTAGTCGGTAAATGACACATCTTTCTCACTACCTATTTCCGAAATAACCAAAAACCTCAAACAGGTATGACATGCTTGCATGCTCATCTTATACCGCTTCAAATGATTAACATTCATACAGCAAACCCAACTTTAAATGAAGAACATCCTCATGTCTTCCatattatgaataaaatattccACACTAATGCAAATATTTATCCTAATAACTCATCGAGAGAACTTTTACTTCCAATTGAGCGCAACCACTCAGCAATTCCTCGAGATGTGATACATCAACTGATCGACCCCTTTTCTCTGCTACAGAACTCAAGTACAGAAACCTGAAACACAAATTAAGACAATGATGCTAACAAAACAAAACCTACTTCAAATCCAACACTGTGCACaaaccatgaatcataaaaaCAAAGTTACCAAAAAAAAGTAGGACAAATCTTAACAATCAATTTAGATTTACGCTGCGAAAAAGAAATTGTCTTCGCATCCAATAATGCATACCAAACCAAGAACAAAGAACCCAATGGATCACTAGAAATCAACCGGTGAACCTCCGTGGACAGAGAAAACTGGTGATGAAATGGCAGTCAAATACGAACCTCAGGTCTTTGCAATGCCGGCCAAGCTCAGAAAGAAGCTTTCCACTGAAATCAGCGCAATTACGAAGGCACAGCTCTTGCAAAGAAGGGCGAGCCAAAAAGTTCAGGGAAGAATCATCAAGGCGCGTGCAGTCCACCTTCAGGCTCCTCAAGTATGGATTGTTGAGACGCAGCAATGGGCTCAGTAAATCCATCGACGGAGCAATGTCCTGAAACGtcagaacaaaaaaaaattagatatttATTTAGACACCAaccgaaaaaaaaaacaaatctttGAGAGCAATCAAAATCTGATGGTCGTACGAGAAGGTGGAAGTTGGGGAGGAAGGACAGGATATGGGCGGCGCATGACCGGAAGGTGTTACAGGTGGAGGCGAGTGATTGGATCGATGGAACGTCGAGCTTCGTCATGATGGTGGCGAGAAGGGCAGAGGGCAGTTGTTCCAGACCCGGATTCATTGATTCCGGATCCTGGGTCGGGCTCGCCATTTCCCCCTTTATCTTACCCAACCCACGTTTGCTTTTCAACCGGGAGAGTGGATAGACGAGGATCACGATGATTAAAGATATTTGTTAAATAACTCTGAAATATTGAAAATGAAAGATGATTGAGGAATTCATCACCAAAATTTTAGtacatgtaataaaaataagtCTTCATTtctttcgaaaattttgtttagGAGTAGGattaaatattactaaaattttATTCATACTTTTCAATTTGATTATGGTGTGTCTTGAACTAAATGGATAGTCATGGGATATTCTTACACTGCATTTTACTGTTTCAAAACTGTGAAAAAAAAGTTgatgattcaaaaattgaatATTGTTGGTTCTTTGTGTAAGATTTAGCGTTTGTAGAGTGTGCTCTTGAACTTTGTTGATGCAATTATTTGATAATATTGAACATAATATTCAATCTTTTTGTCTAATATCTTTGGATGTTTGCAACTATGCAAATATAATATGACTCATAGTTATATATATGAGTTAGATTTCGAGGGTGTAGTTAGACTCTAGTTTATGACTTTAAAATGATGTCAGAGCTTAAACTCATCGTTATGTGTTTGGATGTCTTTGAGGCTCACCTTATCAAATTTTGTAAACATCATACTTCAATTATTCAAGTTTGAGAGTAATGAGGTACGTTAGGTGTCATACAACGGCTGCATTAAGTTTTTCAgagttatatatatatgaatttagACAATCTTCTCTACTTGAGTTAGtttttgagattgagttagactcaAGTAAACGATTTAACAATAAATTGTGATGGATCAACACATATATTTGAGAGAtgtaatttatgtttttttaaaaattatatataaaatgtaaaatgtttacTTGTTAATAGGAGACAATCCACCAGATCCTAACCTATGGAGGCCCAAACGATTTATCGGGATAATCAATTAAATTGTTTTATCACGTAAAAAAATATAACTATTAATTGGGCCATGGTCCCAGTTCTGTGAAATCGGGGTAAGAAATTATGGCCCATTCAtccgatttttattttattatgagaaaattaaatttttggatAGTATGTacgttttaattttttttattattattacattttttagttttaattttatatttttaaatatttttataattttaatatatatttttaatcgaAAATATTGATATTGACAACGCATCAGTGTCGTGACGATTTCATataaactttattaaaataaggTAAATAGAGACGATTTCATTGACCATATTTGTGATATAGATCTCTTGTTTGGATCACTTATGAAAagttaatttttatgttaataatattaatttttattgtgaatatgaataGGGTTAATCTGTTTaacaaattatgatatgtgagacgatctaacgtacactcttaacataaaatactaaaattgAAATTCCAATTACAGAGGaaccaaaaaaataataattttaccagttattttcTCCGCTACGCATTCCATCGGTTCGCACATATATTGCGCAATATCAATTTCCCAAACCCCCCATTTTTCACGAGCTAGGATTTGATCGAAGGAAGGGGGGAAATGCCGAAGAAGATGGGAATTAACAGCAAATCAGAGGCGTCCAGGGCACGAAAAAACGTAATCGAATCCGAACGCAAAGATCGTGAATCCCGTGAGAAAGAAGATCAGTACTGGCGTGAAGCCGAGGGAGCCAAGTCGCGAGCCGCTAAGAAGCGTGAAGAGGAAGCCGAGAAGAAAGCGGAGGCAGTCGCTAAGAAAGCGGAGGCTCGCCGATTGGCCGAGCAGGAGGAGAAGGAACTCGAACAAAGCCTGAGGAAGCCGGATAAGAAGGCCAATCGTGTTTCCATCCCCGTCCCTAAAGTGACGGAGTTGGATTTGAGCAAGCGTAGGGAAGAGGAGCAGGCGGCTATCCAGCGGCGTGCGGAGGAGGAAAAGAAAAAGCAGAGCCGCTTAGCCGATGAGGAGGAGTACGAGAGGATGGTACTTGTTGCCAACACCAATCGTGATGATACAATCATAGAGGCTAGGACTGTGGAGGATGCGATTGCCCAGATGACTCTGGCGGAAAGCTTACCTGTGGATAAGCATCCTGAGAAGAGGCTCAAAGCTTCTTTTAAGGTACCATTTTAAAATCTTTGTTGGTTTCGATTAAGATTGTTCGGTGGTTTAATTGCTTCATTTCTATTGATTTTCTATGCTGAAGCCACTCGGACGGGTTGGATAGTGTCTCTACCTGTTAATTCATTTTGAATTGTTTCGCGACACCTTTTCACCTTTTTGTCTGTGGAACTATAGCAATATTTTTCATTTGCATGATGTTAGAATCAAATTTTCCCAAAAGATAAGAGTTAATTTTATGATTCAACTCCCCTCGTGTCTACGCCCAGATTTAGCATTAATGTCCAAGATGTACGAATTCAAATTGGTTTGAGTATTGGCCTATCATACAAGGTATTGTACACTAGGGAACTGGGTGCTCCTCATATCATATTAGAAACTATGTCTTGTGAAAAGTTCCAATTTTCCAGTTCATGGGAGATCATGTGTGGCTTATATAAACCAACTTATTTAGTTTAAACTGATTTGAGAATATGATATTCCTTCCTCGAGCAAGGAGTGATTAACTCAAAACCTCCTTTTCTTTTCTATTGTGGTCTTAGTCATTCTCATGTGGaagtttttcctttttcctcttttttttttttacattttccTTCAACTGGTAAAGGCTATTGGAAATTTGGAAGGGAAAGTGTTATTTTAACAGAggcttgttttttatttttgctGTAACTGTATATATTTAACTCCACAAACAATTCCTGATTTACTTTTTTGCTgaattcttttgtttttttataatttctttcTACATAATAATGTAAGCGTTCATCCTTTGGCGATTCATGTTGACAtgtttatatatgtataattctTTTGTGAATTTTTATGCTTTTAGGCTTTTGAAGAGGCTGAGCTTCCAGGGTTGAAGGAAGAGAAACCGGGTTTAACACACACTCAATACAAAGACATGATCTGGAAACTATGGAAAAAGTCTCCAGACAACCCCCTTAACCAGGTGAAAGATGGTTCATTGACTTGAGATAATATCCCCTTTGACTTCTAAGCTCCAAGAAACATCATACTAGGAAAAACATTTTTTCAAACAAAGAGCAGTTAGATTAATGTTCTGATTCAATGATAAATCTTGAGGTGAGTTTGAGAGGTTACACACTTAGCATCAGTGATAAAATTTGATGGAATAATGTGTCTCTGTAACTAATGAGACAACTaacaattaaaaacaaaaacttcATTTCCATTAGTCTGAGCTTGCTATATTTTTCACGCTAATGTATGCATGCTGCCCGGCACTTTTGGAAATCTTTAACAAGAGGCGTGTGAACCATACGCTTTTGAATGGTGTCAAACCTAAATGATCCGGTGCACTCGATACTCTGCAGCGGTGACTAATTATTTACCTAGTAATTGGGGGCAAAAGACCTGGTTTGACAACAAACACCTAATCATTAGTAATGAAAATGCAATACAAATTCAATAAGATGGCTGGTTTGAGTTTATCGTTGTCTTCTACGTTACTATTTTTTTCGAGCTTGATATACTTTTAGCTACACAGAGAATTTTCTGGTTGCATTAGGTCATAATTCATTTTTGGGATGGACCCTCAACCGAGATatgatattttctttattttgtatGTATATAGATTGCCGAGCGGGACTGATGACAGAGAAACGTGTTAGTTTCTCGAGACTTGCAAAATATGCTTTATTCGGCTAAATATCAGCCTCAGTGCGCAATGTGCAGTTTAGCTTGGTTTTAGTAAGTTCAAATAAGAATGTTCATCCTATGTAAGTCGCATATATGTTAAACTATTTCTATTTGGATATATCATAATGGCTGTTGAACTCTACATTAGACCTTATTATATCTTGAATTTTACTTTGTGTATGATGCCTGAACGATTTAGTCTTTCTTGAGGGTCGCGGTGTTTGAGTTCAGCTGTCGGAATGTTATTATCTTAACAGTTGATCTGATGATTCTAGTGTTGTTACATTAACACTATCAATATTAAGATCGTTCATGAACTGAGATATGAACTCTTAAATCCATGGTCGATGTAATATTCTAACAGTAATATCTTATCACCAGATTTCAGAAATATGTCAaattcaggaaaaaaaaaagtagtCATAAAGTTGTCTAATATATTGGGCAATAAGTTAAAATCAATCAATTCTATTTACGTACAGTTTCTTGAAAAAAATCGCACTTCGTTTATGTTTTCTCAACCAATTAGATTCTGAAGTAAGATGAAATGAAAtttttactattattatttttacaaaatcATAATAAACAGCAGATTGTACACAAAACGGGATTGAATGCCCACAATCTAAATCTGACCTCGATAATGACACATGTTTTAGCAGAAAAATCAATCaattaggcaaaaatttgtggtAGACGGTTTCGTGAgttgtattttatgagacgaattttttatttgattcatcaatgaaaaattattattattatttttttgtcaagagtattattttttattgtgaatatcggtacgattgatccatctcacagataaaaattcgtgagaccgtctcacaagagacctgctCAATCATTTAACATATCTTATTACATGATTTAGATTTATAACTAGtgtattatataattttttctaaaaaattatttttatcttCGAATGAGACATATGTCACAAATCTAGACCGTACAACCGAAGATATATGATTTGTAAGAGAATATTTTTGTTAATATATAGCTAACATGTaggctttttattatttattatcaaTGAAATAAAATG from Primulina eburnea isolate SZY01 chromosome 17, ASM2296580v1, whole genome shotgun sequence carries:
- the LOC140817729 gene encoding uncharacterized protein produces the protein MPKKMGINSKSEASRARKNVIESERKDRESREKEDQYWREAEGAKSRAAKKREEEAEKKAEAVAKKAEARRLAEQEEKELEQSLRKPDKKANRVSIPVPKVTELDLSKRREEEQAAIQRRAEEEKKKQSRLADEEEYERMVLVANTNRDDTIIEARTVEDAIAQMTLAESLPVDKHPEKRLKASFKAFEEAELPGLKEEKPGLTHTQYKDMIWKLWKKSPDNPLNQIAERD